The following coding sequences lie in one Spinacia oleracea cultivar Varoflay chromosome 1, BTI_SOV_V1, whole genome shotgun sequence genomic window:
- the LOC110782844 gene encoding jasmonate-induced protein homolog encodes MAGLLELTAEEQASLDELIKETENSSELEDAVAAENEGQDNSNEPECKYIVLRGDLRNQTPGPLDVYEKHIWAGVMLKNFPDPLERTGYFIIKGIQPKGVEAAVVYAGKNSGGVECGWLLAFMDSDQYGGRKVYVDCGRIIKFRNINWREVKEKLEHSNDTARHYDSETRTSAVAKIVRAGCFGSTCKDQLAAIFSG; translated from the exons ATGGCTGGTTTGTTGGAGTTGACAGCAGAAGAACAAGCGAGCTTAGACGAGTTAATCAAAGAAACAGAGAACTCGTCTGAGTTGGAGGATGCCGTCGCTGCTGAAAATGAAGGGCAAGACAATTCCAATGAGCCTGAATGTAAATATATCGTGCTGAGAGGGGACTTACGAAATCAGACACCTGGACCCTTGGACGTTTATGAAAAGCATATATGGGCGGGAGTTATGCTCAAAAACTTCCCAGATCCTCTTGAGAGGACAGGTTATTTCATCATAAAAGGCATCCAGCCCAAGGGCGTTGAGGCGGCAGTGGTGTACGCCGGCAAGAATTCTGGTGGTGTTGAGTGTGGTTGGCTCCTTGCTTTCATGGATTCCGATCAGTACGGTGGAAGGAAG GTTTATGTGGATTGTGGGCGTATAATCAAATTCCGGAACATAAACTGGAGGGAGGTTAAAGAAAAGCTGGAGCATTCCAATGACACAGCAAGGCATTATGACTCAGAGACAAGAACCTCAGCGGTTGCGAAAATTGTTCGCGCTGGTTGCTTTGGCAGCACTTGCAAAGATCAGCTTGCTGCAATCTTCTCTGGTTAA
- the LOC110803045 gene encoding NAC domain-containing protein 2 — protein sequence MDAKRCSSSLPPGFRFHPTDEELIIHYLKNQAMSRPCPVSIIPEVDIYKFDPWQLPDKAEFGEKEWYFFTPRDRKYPNGIRPNRATLSGYWKATGTDKAIYSGAKYVGIKKALVFYKGRPPKGSKTDWIMHEYRLTEAKHQPIKQNGSMRLDDWVLCRIYKKRHVVRAEERTEELSSQQEQVSMIGGANDVTITSNQNQQEMKFPRTQSLSYLLDLDYLGPIAHLLNDNNSSFDIQTSMGINAGFDPHVGPLSSYPNIGLSCHQTNGNQSYYK from the exons atggatGCAAAAAGGTGTTCTAGTAGCCTTCCTCCCGGGTTTAGGTTTCATCCTACAGACGAAGAATTGATCATACACTACCTTAAGAATCAAGCCATGTCTCGGCCTTGCCCCGTTTCTATTATTCCGGAAGTTGATATTTACAAGTTTGATCCATGGCAATTACCCG ATAAGGCAGAGTTTGGAGAAAAGGAATGGTACTTTTTCACACCAAGAGATAGGAAGTACCCGAATGGGATCCGACCTAATCGAGCCACGTTATCGGGTTATTGGAAGGCTACGGGTACGGATAAAGCCATATATAGTGGAGCTAAGTATGTTGGGATTAAGAAGGCTCTTGTGTTTTACAAGGGAAGACCTCCTAAGGGTTCTAAGACTGATTGGATTATGCATGAATATCGTTTAACGGAGGCTAAGCATCAACCTATCAAGCAAAATGGATCCATGAGG TTGGACGATTGGGTGCTATGTAGAATATACAAGAAGAGGCATGTAGTAAGAGCAGAGGAGAGAACAGAGGAATTAAGTTCACAACAAGAGCAAGTAAGCATGATAGGAGGAGCAAACGATGTTACAATTACAAGTAATCAAAATCAACAAGAAATGAAGTTCCCAAGAACTCAGTCACTATCATACCTATTGGATTTGGACTACTTGGGCCCAATTGCCCACTTACTTAATGACAACAATTCAAGCTTTGATATCCAAACAAGTATGGGCATTAATGCTGGATTCGACCCACATGTGGGCCCATTGTCGTCATACCCGAATATTGGATTAAGCTGCCACCAAACAAATGGGAACCAATCTTATTACAAAtag
- the LOC110803006 gene encoding large ribosomal subunit protein uL4c: protein MATSTSSSLSLSFFSSSLFSSKSRNFSSKPILKLPSSSHSQTSLSLSIKSELIPLPILNFSGEKVGETFLNLKTAPSETARAVVHRGLITHLQNKRRGTASTLTRAEVRGGGRKPYPQKKTGRARRGSQRSPLRPGGGVIFGPKPRDWTIKMNKKERRLALSTAIASAVGNSFVVEEFAENFEKPKTKDFIAAMQRWGLDPAEKSLFFLMDLVENVEKSGRNIRTLKLLTPRSLNLFDVLNAEKLVFTEGTIQYLNQRYGVDTLEDEDEEEEEEEEGEEVDDGVEDGTPEPAE, encoded by the exons ATGGCGACTTCTACTTCttcatctctttctctctcattctTCTCTTCCTCCCTCTTCTCCTCCAAATCCCGCAATTTTTCTTCCAAACCCATCCTCAAACTCCCCTCTTCCTCACATTCCCAAACCTCACTTTCTCTTTCCATCAAATCCGAGCTCATCCCTCTCCCAATCCTCAATTTCTCCGGCGAGAAAGTCGGCGAAACGTTTCTCAACCTCAAAACGGCCCCATCCGAAACGGCTCGCGCCGTCGTCCACCGTGGCCTCATCACCCACCTCCAGAACAAACGTCGTGGGACTGCTTCCACCCTCACCCGTGCTGAGGTCCGTGGTGGTGGTAGAAAGCCCTATCCACAGAAGAAAACAGGTCGAGCCCGGCGTGGTTCGCAGCGTTCCCCACTCAGGCCCGGTGGTGGGGTTATTTTTGGCCCGAAGCCCAGAGATTGGACCATTAAGATGAACAAGAAGGAGAGGCGTCTGGCCCTTTCGACTGCCATTGCTAGCGCGGTGGGGAACTCCTTTGTTGTGGAGGAATTCGCGGAAAATTTCGAGAAGCCGAAAACGAAGGATTTTATTGCTGCAATGCAGAGGTGGGGGCTTGACCCGGCTGAGAAATCCTTGTTCTTTTTGATGGATTTGGTAGAAAATGTGGAGAAATCCGGGAGGAATATCAGGACTTTGAAGTTATTAACTCCGAggagtttgaatctgtttgatgttctGAATGCTGAAAAGTTAGTTTTTACTGAAGGAACTATTCAGTATTTGAATCAGAGGTATGGGGTTGATACTTTGGAAGACGAGgacgaggaagaagaagaggaggaggaagGAGAAGAGGTTGATGATGGCGTGGAAG ATGGAACTCCTGAACCTGCAGAGTGA